DNA from Maniola hyperantus chromosome 28, iAphHyp1.2, whole genome shotgun sequence:
GTTTGGTGGCTAGGTACCTTTCTTTCAGTGTCGAGCAGTGACTTGACAAATCATCCCGCTGGTCAGTATGCACCTTTAGAATGTATCTTTAGCAAATAAAAGACGGGTTTTATCAATAAAAGGCGGAATACAATAGAAACTTATCATAATttattggtaagtaggtacataatacaacAAATTCAttcatcacactaatattataaagccgAAAGTTTGTGTTTATGTTAGTTACtctatcacgcaaaaactattggacggatttgggtgaaattttgaaatatagacctgacttaacacataggctactttatatgtGTTTTAAAATGAAACAATTCCCACTGTTTGGTTTTCTTAATGAAAACCAATATACATATAAACCTAtaatgacgaagtcgcggatatcatctagttataCTACTTAAACTACTATACTTTTACTTAAATACCTAGTATACTTAAACTTGTAAACTgatttactctatttttatttttttgtgattgtaCTGATATGAcacattcaaaaagtgtactatGCATGTAGgacttactttgaataaaatatttgaattgaattgaattttaatttgaGTTGCATATTTTGAATTgaacaacgaagtaatccttcaacggttccatttttcctttttaggtacggaacacCAAAAACTAAAGATTTAATTAGTTACTAAGGTACTCATTAATTTAGTAGGTGAACAATATTGTCGAGACTTGAGTAAGCTAGgttaacattgtggctaattccattgtacacaacctctaaactaaactaaaatggctcgTCTAAGTCTATTGCTAcgcctttcataatgttgcttgcgaaaaaggatggcactaaatttagacctgttaatttagtttagtttagagattgtgtacaagagaatcggccccaataacaTTAGTTAGTTAGTAGCCTTGGTTTCCTTCAGTCCACTCTACAAGCTGCCGCTTACGTAACTCGCTACGACTCATATGCGATATTTATTTGTTCACACAAACTCACACTGTGGCTTTTCTCTTGTAAGTCTTTTGAGTGATCatgtacagtcaaaggccaaaactcgtttagcaccttgATCAGATTCacttgcactgcacggcacggttgtgcgcacatctgagtgtttgtgtggcgtgtttatagaaaagGGTCATAAGTGCGAatggtttttgatgcaatagaTTTTCGGTATTGCTACTTGAATTCTAAAGCCCACTGTACAGGAAGCCTCAGAGTGAACTAGCAGTTTAGCGACAGGTGTCGTCGCATAACTAACAAGCGACAGCTTGGTACTTAGCCCGTGTGAGTcttcatgtgcctcactaaattaatattttgtgtacattgataattgcacaacttacaaacaaaaggtttttcgccagtgtgagttctcatgtgcttcactaaactaccactttctgaacatttgtatttacataacttacaaacaaatggtttttcgccagtgtgagtcctcatgtgactcactaaactaccgttcactgtacatttataattgcataacttacaaacaaaaggtttttcgccagtgtgagtcctcatgtgcgtCAGTAAATTACTGTTTACTgtaaatttataattgcacaacttacaaacaaaaggtttttcgccagtgtgagtcctcatgtgcttcactaaactaccactttctgaacatttgtatttacataacttacatgcgaaaggcttttcgccagtgtgagttctcatgtggtTTACTAAACTACCACTTCTtgaacatttgtatttacataacttacaaacaaatggtttttcgcctgagtgagtcctcatgtgcttcactaaactactgtttactgtacatttatatttacataacttacaagcgaaaggtttttcgccagtgtgagttctcatgtgcttcactaaactaccactttctgaacatttgtatttacataacttacaaacaaatggtttttcgccagtgtgagtcctcatgtgcttcactaaactaccgctcactgtacatttataattgcataacttacaaacaaaaggtttttcgccagtgtgagtcctcatgtgcgtCAGTAAATTACTGTTTACTgtaaatttataattgcacaacttacaaacaaaaggtttttcgccagtgtgagtcctcatgtgcttcactaaactaccactttctgaacatttgtatttacataacttacatgcgaaaggcttttcgccagtgtgagttctcatgtggtTTACTAAACTACCACTTCTtgaacatttgtatttacataacttacaaacaaatggtttttcgcctgagtgagtcctcatgtgcttcactaaactaccgctcactgtacatttataattgcataacttacaaaaaaaaggtttttcgccTGAGTGAGTCCTCATAtgcttcactaaactactgtttactgtacatttatatttacataacttacaagcgaaaggtttttcgccagtgtgagttctcatgtgcttcactaaactaccactttctgaacatttgtatttacataacttacaaacaaatGGTTTTTCGCCTGAGTGAGTCCTtatgtgcttcactaaactactgtttactgtacatttatatttacataacttacaagcgaaaggtttttcgccagtgtgagttctcatgtgcgtcactaAATGACTATTTCGTAAACATGTGTATTTGcataacttacaagcgaaaggcTTATCGCCAGTGCGAGTCCTCCTGGGGCTCGATGACGTACTACTTTGACCAAATTTGCGCTCTCTCAACTTACATGAGAAAGTGTTTGCGTAAGTGTGCGCCCTAATGTGGGTAACTAAGGAACTTTTCCGTTGAAATATCTTTTGGCAAACGTCACAGATATACTGTATCTGGTCAGTATAGTTTCCTAACTGTGTATCGGATATATCCTGGGAATTGTGTTTGTTTTGCCTCGTTATTCGAGAATTGATATTATCACTTATTTTTGCCAACGATTCCTTCAGTTTTAGTACTGAGTCCTGGGATTtccttgaatattcaaaaatgtttgtattattttcgaaagacaatggcaccgattctaagcacaacctaattttagagtattcgcaccctcttcttactattgtaatatgaaaaggacagaagcagtttgacatttctaaatttaatttttagatggtaaaacccgtgattttagcacgcactcgcgaacctactgtttaaatttgtattgtgcactaaaatttagagtctttaaatgtgaaagtcatgttccgttccttttttagcattagtaaaaagaaaaggatgcagatattttaaatttagtttcgagagagactagagaatcggggccaatatgTCCAACTCGTCGTCTGCATCAGTTGGATGCTCTTCGTTTCCGTGATCGGTCGCGAGTACCGAAGGAGCGACTGAAACACAACAACAGTCCCAACTTAACTCACACTTCCGTACTAatctacgaataacaatatcTAAGGAAATTAAATCAAACTCAAAAATGGTACTACCACAACGGGGTAGAAAAaaaggtacatcgaccttaagaaagagatagcggttttgtagagcattgtcctgtcgttgagaccgacaaaacgttacatatgtattagtgacagagacaacgctctacaaagccgaaacctcaTTCTTTACGTCGATGCATATTATTTTTCGCTGTGTACTGTACACCTTGAAgacgtttttttaaaaatagataaatgCTGGAGCCAGCTGGGTTCACTTTGATCCAGCATAAATCCAGCTGGATTACAAATGGCGCTGGGTTGCAATCCCAATATAGGAGCATAAACATGTGTAAAGTTAGTCTTACCCAAAGCTTGATCGCAGACTTCCGACGACTCCGGCTTGCAAATAATGTGCCTGAAAGGATATAATGTAATGTTATATTTATATCACACGTGCGTAAAGCAGCAAATTAAAGAATATGAAATAAAAGTTAACTAAATAACATGAAGTGAGTTACGACAGACACTACGACAATATACACAGTaggtttacataattttaacctCTATTTTATTTGCTCTTTCTTTTGACTCGACTCCTAGAAGAGCTACACAAAAAGAGTTGTGTAATACTACCTGATAAATACATTGTAATTACTACCTGGTTTAATACtgtattctaaataataatatgtaattgtaatttgtgaattttaaaaaagttataataataattaattatttactcaaATTTAACGCACAATTTAAATTCCAGATAGTTCTGACTCAAACGAATTCcgatccatattataaatgtgaaagtgtttgtttgttggtttattgatttgtcctttaatcacgtctcaatggagcaacggatagacgagattttttgcctggctatagttaaagacctggagagtgacttaacTTCTTTCGatttcggaaaatcagagttagaaacctaaatccacgcggaccaagttgcgggcatcagctagtagttgtTAACAAATAAGTCTACCTTTACACCACAA
Protein-coding regions in this window:
- the LOC117994899 gene encoding zinc finger protein 84-like, translating into MSNCFCPFHITIVRRGCEYSKIRLCLESVPLSFENNTNIFEYSRKSQDSVLKLKESLAKISDNINSRITRQNKHNSQDISDTQLGNYTDQIQYICDVCQKIFQRKSSLVTHIRAHTYANTFSCKLRERKFGQSSTSSSPRRTRTGDKPFACKLCKYTCLRNSHLVTHMRTHTGEKPFACKLCKYKCTVNSSLVKHIRTHSGEKPFVCKLCKYKCSESGSLVKHMRTHTGEKPFACKLCKYKCTVNSSLVKHMRTHSGEKPFFCKLCNYKCTVSGSLVKHMRTHSGEKPFVCKLCKYKCSRSGSLVNHMRTHTGEKPFACKLCKYKCSESGSLVKHMRTHTGEKPFVCKLCNYKFTVNSNLLTHMRTHTGEKPFVCKLCNYKCTVSGSLVKHMRTHTGEKPFVCKLCKYKCSESGSLVKHMRTHTGEKPFACKLCKYKCTVNSSLVKHMRTHSGEKPFVCKLCKYKCSRSGSLVNHMRTHTGEKPFACKLCKYKCSESGSLVKHMRTHTGEKPFVCKLCNYKFTVNSNLLTHMRTHTGEKPFVCKLCNYKCTVNGSLVSHMRTHTGEKPFVCKLCKYKCSESGSLVKHMRTHTGEKPFVCKLCNYQCTQNINLVRHMKTHTG